The Hypanus sabinus isolate sHypSab1 chromosome 3, sHypSab1.hap1, whole genome shotgun sequence genome contains a region encoding:
- the LOC132391035 gene encoding serpin H1-like encodes MWLMKMLALGLVIAAVSAAEQKQSEHTATLADASVKLGLNLYHTMAKDEATSNILLSPVVLASLLGAVSLGGPDPTASEAKALLDMGKVPDDKFHLTVSQLLADVSNSTARNGTWKIGSQLYGPTSVKFVEDFVKKSKKHYNFGHAKVNFRDKKGALKAINEWAAKTTEGKLPEVTKDLESSDGAMIINAMFFKPHWNEKFHHKMVDQRSFMVTRSETVAISMMHRTGLYNFYMDEANQVFVLEMELSHSLSSVIFIMPFQLQSLDRIEKLLTKEQINTWISKLKKRAVAISLPKGTYGVSHQLQKYLGSIGLTTAVDKNKADLSKISGKKDLYLSSVVHGTAWEWATEGDPYDAFIYSREELKNPEVFYADHPFIFLVKDKNTGSFLFIGRLVRPDGRKMHDEL; translated from the exons ATGTGGCTGATGAAGATGCTGGCTCTCGGCCTGGTGATTGCCGCAGTCTCGGCTGCAGAGCAGAAGCAGAGTGAGCATACTGCCACGCTGGCGGATGCCAGTGTCAAGCTGGGATTGAACCTGTACCACACCATGGCCAAAGACGAGGCCACCAGCAACATCCTGCTCTCTCCTGTTGTGCTCGCCTCCCTCCTGGGAGCAGTGTCGCTCGGTGGCCCCGACCCAACAGCCTCCGAGGCAAAGGCTCTGCTTGACATGGGCAAGGTGCCAGATGACAAGTTCCATCTCACCGTCTCCCAGCTCCTGGCAGATGTCAGCAACTCTACTGCGCGCAACGGCACCTGGAAGATCGGCAGCCAGCTCTATGGCCCCACCTCGGTGAAATTCGTCGAGGATTTTGTGAAGAAAAGTAAGAAGCATTACAACTTTGGGCACGCCAAGGTCAACTTCAGGGATAAGAAGGGCGCCCTGAAGGCCATCAACGAGTGGGCAGCGAAGACCACAGAGGGGAAGCTTCCCGAGGTCACCAAGGACCTGGAGAGTTCCGATGGAGCTATGATCATCAATGCCATGTTCTTCAAAC ctcactggaatGAGAAATTCCACCACAAGATGGTGGACCAACGGAGCTTCATGGTCACCCGCTCGGAAACGGTTGCGATCAGCATGATGCACCGCACCG GCTTGTACAACTTCTACATGGATGAAGCAAATCAAGTGTTTGTGCTGGAGATGGAGCTGTCGCATTCACTTTCCAGTGTGATCTTCATCATGCCCTTCCAACTGCAGTCCCTGGACAGAATCGAGAAGCTGCTGACCAAGGAACAGATCAACACTTGGATCAGCAAGCTAAAGAAACGGGCAGTGGCCATCTCCTTGCCAAAGGGTACCTATGGGGTCAGCCATCAGCTCCAG AAGTACCTGGGCAGCATTGGTTTGACCACCGCGGTCGACAAGAACAAAGCAGACTTATCCAAAATCTCGGGCAAGAAGGATTTGTACCTGTCCAGTGTTGTCCATGGCACTGCTTGGGAATGGGCCACTGAAGGCGACCCGTACGATGCCTTCATCTACAGCCGTGAGGAGCTGAAAAACCCAGAGGTTTTCTATGCTGACCACCCCTTCATCTTTCTGGTTAAGGACAAAAACACTGGTTCGTTCCTCTTCATTGGGCGGCTAGTGAGACCAGATGGCCGCAAAATGCATGACGAATTGTAG